In Choloepus didactylus isolate mChoDid1 chromosome 18, mChoDid1.pri, whole genome shotgun sequence, a single genomic region encodes these proteins:
- the LOC119513504 gene encoding ferritin heavy chain-like has product MMTTSPSQVHQNYNQDSEAAVNHQINLELYASYVYLSMSYYFDRDDVAFKNFAKYFLHQSHEEREHAEKLIKLQNQRGGRVFLQDIKKQERDNWESRLNAMECALHLGKRVTQSLLELHKLATDKNDPHLRDFIETHYLNEQVKSIKELGDYVTNLRKMGAPDSGLTEYLFDKHTLGNGNDES; this is encoded by the coding sequence ATGATGACCACATCCCCATCGCAGGTGCACCAGAACTACAACCAGGACTCAGAGGCCGCCGTCAACCACCAGATCAACCTGGAGCTCTACGCCTCTTACGTCTACCTGTCGATGTCCTACTACTTTGACCGTGATGATGTGGCTTTCAAGaactttgccaaatattttcttcaccaatCTCATGAGGAAAGGGAACATGCAGAGAAACTTATAAAGCTGCAAAACCAACGCGGTGGCCGAGTCTTCCTTCAGGACATCAAGAAACAAGAACGAGACAACTGGGAGAGCAGGCTGAATGCAATGGAGTGTGCATTACACTTGGGGAAAAGGGTGACTCAGTCACTACTGGAACTGCACAAACTGGCCACTGACAAAAACGACCCCCACTTGCGTGACTTCATCGAGACCCATTACCTGAATGAGCAGGTAAAGTCCATCAAAGAATTGGGTGACTACGTAACCAACTTGCGCAAGATGGGGGCCCCGGATTCTGGCTTGACAGAGTATCTCTTCGACAAGCACACTCTGGGAAATGGTAATGATGAGAGCTAA